One stretch of Streptomyces sp. NBC_01363 DNA includes these proteins:
- the sigE gene encoding RNA polymerase sigma factor SigE has product MVGAPLDTTRADRGGAAAPVDRGGVLRRFLRSAGEPKSVTNIADRSSNVSATTATFASDGDSQAWTPPSWEEIVSTHSGRVYRLAYRLTGNQHDAEDLTQEVFVRVFRSLSTYTPGTFEGWLHRITTNLFLDMVRRKQRIRFDSLGDDAAERLPSREPSPQQVFNDTHFDADVQQALDTLAPEFRAAVVLCDIEGLSYEEIAATLGVKLGTVRSRIHRGRSHLRKALQHRSPEARAEQRSLAGAVLAGEGGTA; this is encoded by the coding sequence ATGGTAGGGGCTCCACTGGACACCACCAGAGCCGATAGGGGAGGTGCGGCTGCGCCTGTGGATCGGGGAGGAGTGCTGCGGCGCTTTCTCAGGTCGGCGGGTGAGCCGAAATCCGTGACCAACATTGCTGACCGTTCTTCCAACGTCTCCGCGACGACCGCGACCTTCGCCTCAGATGGGGACTCCCAGGCGTGGACGCCACCCTCATGGGAAGAGATCGTCAGCACGCACAGCGGCCGGGTCTACCGCCTCGCCTACCGGCTGACGGGCAACCAGCACGACGCCGAGGACCTCACGCAAGAGGTCTTCGTCCGCGTGTTCCGGTCGCTGTCGACCTACACGCCGGGCACGTTCGAGGGCTGGCTGCACCGCATCACGACCAACCTGTTCCTGGACATGGTCCGTCGTAAGCAGCGGATCCGCTTCGACTCCCTGGGCGACGACGCCGCCGAGCGACTGCCGAGCCGTGAGCCGTCCCCGCAGCAGGTCTTCAACGACACCCACTTCGACGCGGATGTGCAGCAGGCGCTGGACACCCTCGCGCCCGAATTCCGTGCCGCCGTCGTGCTCTGTGACATCGAGGGACTTTCGTACGAGGAGATCGCCGCGACGCTGGGCGTGAAGCTCGGCACCGTGCGCAGCCGTATCCACCGCGGTCGCTCGCACCTGCGCAAGGCGTTGCAGCACCGTTCGCCCGAGGCCCGTGCCGAGCAGCGCTCGCTGGCGGGCGCGGTCCTGGCGGGGGAGGGCGGAACGGCGTGA
- a CDS encoding O-methyltransferase, with translation MRQLRGQERVITANRQTSWAFADAFVAEDEALRWARDRAREAGLRSVSPGTGAALRLLAATTDAKAVAEIGTGTGVSGLYLLHGMRPDGVLTTVDPEPERQQFAREAFRAAGYAANRARFIPGRALDVLPRLADGGYDLMFCDGDRLESLDCLAESLRLLRPGGLVCFEGVFADGRTVDSAAQPAEVLRLRELLRAVRESQELMATLLPVGDGLLCAVRRG, from the coding sequence TTGCGCCAACTACGGGGACAGGAGAGGGTCATTACCGCCAACCGGCAGACGAGCTGGGCGTTCGCCGACGCCTTTGTCGCCGAGGACGAAGCACTGCGCTGGGCCCGGGACCGGGCCCGGGAGGCGGGGCTCCGCTCGGTGTCGCCAGGTACCGGCGCCGCGCTGCGCTTGCTCGCTGCCACGACGGACGCCAAAGCGGTGGCCGAAATCGGCACCGGGACCGGCGTGTCCGGGCTCTATCTGCTGCACGGAATGCGGCCCGACGGCGTGCTGACCACGGTCGACCCGGAGCCCGAGCGCCAGCAGTTCGCCCGTGAGGCCTTCCGGGCCGCGGGGTACGCCGCCAATCGGGCCCGCTTCATTCCCGGCCGCGCCCTGGACGTGCTGCCGCGGCTCGCGGACGGCGGATACGACCTCATGTTCTGCGACGGCGACCGGCTGGAGAGCCTGGACTGTCTCGCTGAATCGTTGCGCCTGCTGCGCCCCGGCGGCCTGGTCTGCTTCGAGGGCGTCTTCGCGGACGGCCGTACGGTCGACTCCGCGGCGCAGCCCGCGGAGGTACTGCGGCTGCGGGAGCTGCTGCGTGCGGTGCGGGAGAGCCAGGAACTGATGGCGACGCTGTTGCCGGTGGGCGACGGGCTGCTGTGCGCGGTGCGTAGGGGCTGA
- a CDS encoding DUF3117 domain-containing protein produces MAAMKPRTGDGPLEVTKEGRGIVMRVPLEGGGRLVVELTPDEADALGDALKKVVG; encoded by the coding sequence ATGGCGGCCATGAAGCCGCGGACGGGCGACGGCCCGCTCGAGGTGACAAAGGAGGGGCGGGGCATCGTCATGCGCGTTCCGCTCGAAGGCGGCGGTCGGCTTGTCGTGGAGCTGACTCCGGACGAGGCCGATGCACTCGGCGATGCCCTCAAGAAGGTCGTCGGCTGA
- a CDS encoding enoyl-CoA hydratase/isomerase family protein, with protein MADHMADSVRYEVSDGLATITINRPDAMNAMNTAAKVALRDALKSAAADTAVRAVLLTATGRAFCVGQDLKEHVATLESTREAGSGNALSTVQEHYNPIVRAIAEMPKPVVAGVNGVAAGAGFGFALACDYRVVADSASFNTSFAGVALTADSGVSWTLPRLIGQSRAADLLLFPRSISAQDAHELGIVNKLVPAADLAAEAAAVARALASGPTVAYAALKESLAYGAGHTLSEALEKEDELQTRAGASEDHTIAVQAFLHKEKPKYLGR; from the coding sequence ATGGCCGACCACATGGCGGACAGCGTGCGCTACGAAGTGAGCGACGGACTCGCGACGATCACGATCAACCGTCCCGACGCGATGAACGCCATGAACACCGCGGCCAAGGTGGCGCTCCGTGACGCGCTGAAGTCGGCGGCGGCCGACACCGCCGTACGTGCCGTTCTGCTCACCGCGACCGGGCGGGCGTTCTGCGTCGGCCAGGATCTCAAGGAGCATGTGGCCACGCTCGAAAGCACCCGCGAGGCGGGCAGCGGCAATGCGCTGAGCACGGTGCAGGAGCACTACAACCCGATCGTGCGGGCCATCGCCGAGATGCCCAAGCCGGTCGTCGCCGGGGTCAACGGGGTCGCCGCCGGTGCCGGTTTCGGCTTCGCGCTCGCCTGCGACTACCGGGTCGTCGCCGACAGCGCCTCGTTCAACACCTCCTTCGCCGGAGTGGCCCTCACCGCCGACTCGGGCGTCTCCTGGACGCTGCCGCGCCTGATCGGGCAGAGCCGCGCCGCCGACCTGCTGCTCTTCCCGCGCTCGATCTCCGCGCAGGACGCCCATGAGCTGGGCATCGTGAACAAGCTGGTGCCCGCCGCCGACCTGGCCGCCGAGGCCGCCGCCGTGGCCCGCGCCCTGGCGTCCGGCCCCACGGTGGCGTACGCGGCGCTGAAGGAGTCCCTGGCCTACGGCGCCGGTCACACGCTGAGCGAGGCGCTGGAGAAGGAGGACGAGCTCCAGACCAGGGCGGGCGCGTCCGAGGACCACACGATCGCGGTGCAGGCGTTCCTGCACAAGGAGAAGCCGAAGTACCTCGGCCGGTAG
- a CDS encoding DNA-3-methyladenine glycosylase I has protein sequence MSGGAEAAPDGGLRCPWGLSTEDYLTYHDTEWGRPVHGDDALFERLCLEAFQSGLSWLTILRRREGFRSAFAGFKIPAVAEFTDADKERLLADAGIIRNRAKIEATLANAKVLAGWGAGELDELIWSYAPDPAGRPAPRTLGDVPAVTPESTALAKDLKKRGVRFVGPTTAYALMQACGLVDDHLADCVARGGRA, from the coding sequence ATGAGCGGCGGCGCGGAAGCGGCCCCGGACGGCGGACTGCGCTGTCCCTGGGGGCTCTCCACCGAGGACTACCTCACGTATCACGACACCGAATGGGGCCGGCCCGTCCACGGCGACGACGCCCTCTTCGAGCGGCTCTGCCTGGAGGCCTTCCAGTCGGGCCTCTCCTGGCTGACGATCCTGCGCCGCCGGGAGGGCTTCCGCTCCGCCTTCGCCGGGTTCAAGATCCCCGCGGTGGCCGAGTTCACCGACGCCGACAAGGAGCGCCTCCTCGCCGACGCCGGCATCATCCGTAACCGCGCGAAGATCGAGGCGACCCTCGCCAACGCCAAGGTGCTGGCCGGCTGGGGCGCCGGCGAGCTGGACGAACTGATCTGGTCCTACGCCCCCGACCCGGCGGGCCGCCCCGCCCCGCGCACCCTCGGCGACGTCCCGGCGGTCACACCGGAGTCCACGGCGCTGGCCAAGGACCTCAAGAAGCGCGGTGTGCGCTTCGTCGGACCCACGACGGCCTACGCCCTGATGCAGGCCTGCGGCCTGGTCGACGACCACCTGGCCGACTGCGTGGCGCGCGGCGGCCGGGCGTAG
- a CDS encoding DivIVA domain-containing protein has product MRVFWFLLVTMVVVVAAVTLAVVGGGKSAVLQDVAPEQLTDPLPATRPVGRADVDALRLPVAVRGYRMMDVDEALDRLSAELAERDARIAELESALAGAQATAVGGPGLIERPQEQPQPGRERPEDRPQEQSQQGWEGPENRPQEQPQQGWEGPEDRPQAPWEAPRQDPRPTEHPGEEPRR; this is encoded by the coding sequence ATGCGCGTGTTCTGGTTCTTGCTGGTGACGATGGTCGTGGTCGTGGCCGCGGTCACCCTCGCGGTGGTCGGCGGGGGGAAGAGCGCCGTCCTGCAGGACGTGGCGCCCGAGCAGCTGACCGACCCGCTGCCCGCGACCCGGCCGGTCGGCCGCGCGGATGTCGACGCGCTGCGGCTGCCGGTGGCCGTGCGCGGCTACCGCATGATGGATGTCGACGAGGCGCTCGACCGGCTCAGCGCCGAGCTCGCCGAGCGGGACGCGCGGATCGCGGAGCTGGAATCGGCGCTGGCCGGCGCGCAGGCGACCGCGGTCGGCGGCCCCGGTCTCATCGAGCGTCCGCAGGAACAGCCGCAGCCGGGCCGGGAGCGGCCCGAGGACCGTCCGCAGGAACAGTCGCAGCAGGGGTGGGAGGGGCCCGAGAACCGCCCGCAGGAACAGCCGCAGCAGGGGTGGGAGGGGCCCGAGGACCGTCCGCAGGCGCCGTGGGAGGCGCCCCGGCAGGACCCGCGGCCGACCGAGCACCCCGGAGAGGAGCCCCGGCGATGA
- the folP gene encoding dihydropteroate synthase — protein MRSGALRLGRREFGAHEPVIMAIVNRTPDSFYDQGATFRDEPALARVEQAIADGAAIVDIGGVKAGPGEEVTAEEEARRTVGFVAEVRRRHPDVVISVDTWRHDVGEAVCEAGADVLNDAWGGVDPKLAEVAARYGAGLVCTHAGGAEPRTRPHRIAYDDVMADILRVTVGLAERAVALGVRADGIMIDPGHDFGKNTRHSLEATRRLGEMTKTGWPVLVSLSNKDFVGETLDRPVKERVIGTLATTAVSAWLGAQVYRVHEVAETRQVLDMVASIAGHRDPAVARRGLA, from the coding sequence ATGCGAAGCGGTGCGCTCAGGCTGGGGCGGCGCGAATTCGGTGCGCACGAGCCGGTGATCATGGCGATCGTGAACCGTACCCCGGACTCCTTCTACGACCAGGGCGCGACCTTCCGGGACGAACCCGCGCTCGCCCGGGTCGAGCAGGCCATCGCGGACGGTGCGGCGATCGTCGACATCGGGGGTGTGAAGGCGGGTCCCGGCGAGGAGGTGACCGCCGAGGAGGAGGCGCGCCGCACGGTCGGGTTCGTCGCGGAGGTGCGCCGCCGTCACCCGGACGTGGTGATCAGCGTCGACACCTGGCGCCACGATGTCGGCGAGGCGGTCTGCGAGGCTGGCGCGGATGTGCTGAACGACGCGTGGGGCGGCGTCGACCCGAAGCTCGCGGAGGTCGCCGCGCGGTACGGCGCCGGTCTGGTGTGCACGCACGCGGGCGGCGCCGAGCCGCGCACCCGGCCGCACCGGATCGCGTACGACGACGTGATGGCGGACATCCTGCGGGTGACGGTGGGGCTGGCCGAGCGCGCGGTCGCGCTCGGGGTGCGGGCCGACGGGATCATGATCGATCCCGGTCATGATTTCGGGAAGAACACCCGGCACTCCCTGGAGGCGACGCGCCGGCTCGGCGAGATGACGAAGACCGGCTGGCCGGTGCTCGTCTCGCTGTCCAACAAGGACTTCGTCGGCGAGACGCTCGACCGCCCGGTGAAGGAGCGGGTGATCGGGACGCTGGCGACCACGGCCGTGTCGGCGTGGCTGGGGGCGCAGGTGTACCGGGTGCACGAGGTGGCGGAGACCCGGCAGGTGCTGGACATGGTGGCGTCCATCGCGGGGCACCGGGACCCGGCCGTGGCCCGGCGCGGACTGGCGTGA
- a CDS encoding TIGR00730 family Rossman fold protein has protein sequence MGNPEGAQVPEEQRLGPVLRRREQVQPGTTDQRLLDTEGDSEWVHTDPWRVMRIQSEFVEGFGALAELPSAISVFGSARTPAGGPDYEAGVRIGKALVEAGFAVITGGGPGAMEAANKGAREAKGVSVGLGIELPFESGLNPHVDIGVNFRYFFVRKTMFVKYAQGFVVLPGGLGTLDELFEALTLVQTGKVTRFPIVLFGTEYWSGLVDWLRDTVVAQGKASEHDLLLFHVTDDVDEAVDLVTKEVGR, from the coding sequence ATGGGCAACCCCGAGGGAGCGCAGGTCCCGGAGGAGCAGCGGCTCGGACCGGTACTGCGCCGCAGGGAACAGGTACAGCCCGGCACCACCGATCAGCGGTTGCTGGACACCGAGGGCGACTCCGAGTGGGTGCACACCGACCCCTGGCGGGTGATGCGCATCCAGTCGGAGTTCGTCGAGGGATTCGGCGCGCTGGCCGAGCTGCCGAGCGCGATCAGCGTCTTCGGTTCGGCCCGCACTCCGGCCGGCGGACCCGACTACGAGGCGGGCGTACGGATCGGCAAGGCCCTGGTCGAGGCCGGCTTCGCGGTGATCACCGGAGGCGGGCCGGGGGCGATGGAGGCGGCGAACAAGGGGGCGCGGGAGGCGAAGGGCGTCTCGGTCGGTCTCGGCATCGAGCTGCCCTTCGAGTCCGGCCTCAACCCGCACGTCGATATCGGTGTCAACTTCCGCTACTTCTTCGTCCGCAAGACGATGTTCGTGAAGTACGCGCAGGGATTCGTCGTGCTGCCCGGCGGTCTCGGCACCCTGGACGAACTCTTCGAGGCGCTCACCCTCGTCCAGACGGGCAAGGTCACCCGCTTCCCGATCGTGCTGTTCGGCACCGAGTACTGGAGCGGTCTCGTGGACTGGCTGCGGGACACGGTGGTGGCGCAGGGCAAGGCGTCCGAGCACGACCTGCTGCTGTTCCACGTCACGGACGACGTGGACGAGGCGGTCGACCTCGTGACGAAGGAGGTCGGCCGGTAG
- the dapE gene encoding succinyl-diaminopimelate desuccinylase: MPETTLDLTLDGPALTARLVDFPSVSGQEKDLADAIESALRTLPHLTVDRYGNNVVARTNLGRSERVVLAGHIDTVPIADNVPSRLDDDGVLWGCGSSDMKSGVAVQLRIAATVPEPNRDLTFVFYDNEEVAAHLNGLGHIADAHPDWLTGDFAVLLEGSDAEVEGGCQGTLRVFLRTEGERAHSARGWMGSNAIHAAAPILARLAAYEPRRPVVDGLEYHEGLNAVRIEGGVANNVIPDACTVVVNFRYAPDRTAEEALAHVHEVFADCGVAEFVVDDHSGAAMPGLSHPAAKAFMAAVGGTARPKFGWTDVSRFGSLGVPAVNYGPGDPLFAHKRDEHVVVERITHCEERLRSWLTG; this comes from the coding sequence ATGCCCGAAACCACACTTGACCTCACCCTGGACGGTCCGGCGCTCACCGCCCGGCTCGTCGACTTCCCCTCGGTCAGCGGTCAGGAGAAGGACCTCGCGGACGCGATCGAGTCGGCCCTGCGCACCCTCCCGCACCTGACCGTCGACCGGTACGGCAACAACGTCGTGGCCAGGACGAACCTCGGCCGGTCCGAGCGGGTGGTGCTCGCCGGGCACATCGACACCGTGCCGATCGCCGACAACGTGCCGTCCCGGCTCGACGACGACGGGGTGCTGTGGGGCTGCGGCAGCTCCGACATGAAGTCCGGCGTCGCGGTCCAGCTGAGGATCGCCGCGACCGTGCCCGAGCCCAACCGCGATCTGACCTTCGTCTTCTACGACAACGAAGAGGTGGCCGCGCACCTCAACGGGCTCGGCCACATCGCCGACGCCCACCCCGACTGGCTGACGGGCGACTTCGCGGTCCTGCTGGAGGGCTCCGACGCCGAGGTCGAGGGCGGCTGCCAGGGCACCCTGCGGGTCTTCCTCCGCACCGAGGGGGAGCGGGCCCATTCCGCGCGCGGCTGGATGGGGTCCAACGCCATCCACGCCGCCGCCCCGATCCTGGCCCGCCTCGCCGCGTACGAACCGCGCCGCCCGGTCGTCGACGGCCTCGAATACCACGAGGGCCTGAACGCCGTACGGATCGAGGGGGGCGTCGCCAACAACGTCATCCCGGACGCCTGCACCGTCGTGGTCAATTTCCGGTACGCACCCGACCGGACCGCCGAGGAGGCGCTGGCCCACGTCCACGAGGTCTTCGCGGACTGCGGCGTCGCCGAATTCGTCGTCGACGACCACTCGGGCGCGGCCATGCCCGGCCTCTCCCACCCGGCGGCCAAGGCGTTCATGGCGGCGGTGGGCGGCACCGCCCGGCCCAAGTTCGGCTGGACGGACGTCTCCCGCTTCGGCTCCCTCGGCGTCCCCGCCGTGAACTACGGACCGGGCGACCCGCTGTTCGCCCACAAGCGCGACGAGCACGTGGTGGTCGAGCGGATCACCCACTGCGAGGAGCGGCTCCGCTCCTGGCTCACCGGCTGA
- a CDS encoding ATP-binding protein yields MSLPLTRRIARAALLIAAGAAPVVGAAGAAGAAELPQTPELGGLTTVDGAGLGKTVDGASQQGTEVAGDTGGKIVGTTLPAASKTVGKAGAKATPAVQKAAGGAAGSAGEVLGNATGAATGGGLPTQGLPTQNLPLG; encoded by the coding sequence ATGTCCCTCCCCCTGACCCGCCGGATCGCCCGCGCCGCGCTGCTGATCGCCGCGGGTGCGGCCCCCGTGGTCGGCGCGGCCGGAGCCGCGGGTGCCGCGGAGCTGCCGCAGACCCCGGAGCTCGGCGGTCTGACCACCGTCGACGGTGCCGGTCTCGGCAAGACGGTCGACGGCGCGTCCCAGCAGGGCACCGAGGTGGCGGGCGACACCGGCGGCAAGATCGTCGGAACGACCCTCCCGGCCGCCAGCAAGACCGTCGGCAAGGCAGGTGCCAAGGCCACCCCCGCCGTGCAGAAGGCCGCGGGCGGCGCCGCGGGCAGCGCGGGCGAGGTCCTCGGCAACGCCACCGGTGCCGCGACCGGGGGCGGCCTGCCCACCCAGGGTCTGCCCACCCAGAACCTGCCGCTCGGCTGA
- the dapC gene encoding succinyldiaminopimelate transaminase: protein MSAVSSRLPVFPWDKLAPYKSTAEAHPDGIVDLSVGTPVDPVPELIQRALVDAADSPGYPTVWGTAELRDAITGWVERRLGAVGVTDRNVLPVVGSKELVAWLPTQLGLGAGDKVAYPRLAYPTYEVGARLCGAEPVVYDDPTELDPAGLKLLWLNSPSNPTGRVLSKDELIRIVAWAREHDVLVFSDECYLELGWEAETVSVLHPDVCGGTYEGIVAVHSLSKRSNLAGYRAAFIAGDAAVLSELLLIRKHGGMMTPAPVQAAAVAALGDDEHVAEQRTRYAARRTALRTALEAHGFRIEHSEASLYLWATRDEPCWETVAYLAELGILVAPGDFYGPAGDRFVRVAFTATDERVAVAVKRLA from the coding sequence GTGTCCGCAGTCTCCTCCCGTCTCCCGGTCTTCCCCTGGGACAAGCTCGCGCCCTACAAGTCGACGGCCGAGGCCCACCCCGACGGCATCGTGGACCTGTCCGTCGGCACGCCCGTCGACCCGGTGCCCGAGCTGATCCAGCGGGCGCTCGTCGACGCGGCGGACAGCCCCGGCTATCCGACGGTATGGGGGACCGCCGAGCTGCGTGACGCGATCACCGGGTGGGTGGAGCGGCGGCTCGGCGCGGTCGGGGTGACGGACCGGAACGTCCTGCCGGTCGTCGGCTCCAAGGAACTGGTGGCCTGGCTGCCGACCCAGCTCGGTCTCGGCGCGGGCGACAAGGTGGCGTACCCGCGCCTGGCCTACCCGACCTACGAGGTGGGCGCCCGGCTCTGTGGCGCCGAGCCCGTCGTCTACGACGACCCGACCGAGCTCGACCCGGCCGGCCTCAAGCTGCTCTGGCTCAACTCGCCGTCGAACCCGACCGGCCGCGTCCTGTCCAAGGACGAGCTGATCCGGATCGTCGCCTGGGCCCGCGAGCACGACGTGCTGGTCTTCAGCGACGAGTGCTACCTGGAGCTGGGCTGGGAGGCCGAAACGGTCTCCGTGCTGCACCCGGACGTCTGCGGCGGTACGTACGAGGGCATCGTCGCCGTCCACTCGCTCTCCAAGCGCTCCAACCTGGCCGGATACCGCGCGGCCTTCATCGCGGGCGACGCGGCCGTGCTGAGTGAGCTGCTGCTGATCCGCAAGCACGGCGGCATGATGACGCCGGCCCCGGTCCAGGCGGCGGCGGTCGCGGCGCTCGGCGACGACGAGCACGTCGCGGAGCAGCGGACCCGGTACGCGGCGCGGCGCACGGCCCTGCGCACCGCGCTGGAGGCGCACGGCTTCCGGATCGAGCACAGCGAGGCGAGCCTCTACCTGTGGGCGACGCGTGACGAACCGTGCTGGGAGACCGTGGCGTACCTGGCGGAGCTCGGCATCCTGGTGGCGCCGGGCGACTTCTACGGACCGGCCGGCGACCGCTTCGTACGGGTGGCGTTCACGGCGACGGACGAGCGGGTGGCGGTAGCGGTCAAGCGGCTGGCCTGA
- the fdxA gene encoding ferredoxin, translating into MTYVIAQPCVDVKDKACIEECPVDCIYEGQRSLYIHPDECVDCGACEPVCPVEAIFYEDDTPEEWKDYYKANVEFFDDLGSPGGASKLGLIERDHAFIAALPPQNQ; encoded by the coding sequence GTGACCTACGTCATCGCGCAGCCTTGTGTCGACGTAAAGGACAAGGCCTGCATCGAAGAGTGCCCCGTCGACTGCATCTACGAGGGCCAGCGGTCCTTGTACATCCACCCGGACGAATGCGTCGACTGCGGAGCCTGTGAGCCGGTGTGCCCGGTCGAGGCCATCTTCTACGAGGACGACACCCCCGAGGAGTGGAAGGACTACTACAAGGCCAACGTCGAGTTCTTCGACGACCTCGGGTCGCCCGGTGGTGCCTCCAAGCTGGGCCTGATCGAGCGCGACCACGCGTTCATCGCCGCGCTGCCGCCGCAGAACCAGTAG